One genomic region from Leishmania mexicana MHOM/GT/2001/U1103 complete genome, chromosome 15 encodes:
- a CDS encoding putative glutaminyl-tRNA synthetase has translation MAGLAAAEVKEMETKRDLSILQSGRPVPGCRNTRELLEAHEKVTGGKPYFRFPPEPNGFLHIGHAKSMNLNFGSARAHGGKCYLRYDDTNPESEDQVYIDAIMEMVDWMGWKPDWVTFSSDYFDQLHAFAVQLIKDGKAYVDHSTPDELKQQREQREDSPWRNRSVEQNLLLFKHMRQGRYAEGEATLRVKADMKSDNPNMRDFIAYRVKYVEHPHIKDKWCIYPSYDFTHCLIDSLEDIDYSLCTLEFETRRESYFWLLSELNLWRPHVWEFSRLNVTGSLLSKRKINVLVRKGIVRGFDDPRLLTLAGMRRRGYTPAAINRFCELVGITRSMNVIQISMLENTLREDLDERCERRLMVIDPIKVVVDNWKGEQIFECPNHPRKPELGSRALTFTDTFYVDRSDFHAEDNNNKFYGLAPGPRVVGLKYSGNVVCKSFEVDAKGQPMVIHVDIDFEREDKPKTNISWVSATACTPVEVRLYNALLKDDRAAIDPEFLKFIDENSEVVSNGYAEKGVENFKHFESIQVERFGYFVVDPDTTADHLVMNRVLGLREDKGKATVAEPVPAKRK, from the coding sequence ATGGCGGGACTGGCAGCTGCAGAGGTGAAGGAGATGGAGACGAAGCGCGATCTGTCAATCCTGCAGAGCGGCCGTCCCGTCCCGGGGTGCCGGAACACGCGCGAGCTACTCGAGGCTCACGAGAAGGTCACCGGCGGGAAGCCGTACTTCCGCTTCCCTCCGGAGCCGAATGGCTTCCTGCACATTGGCCATGCCAAGAGCATGAACCTCAACTtcggcagcgcacgcgcgcacggcggcaaGTGCTATCTGCGCTACGACGATACGAATCCCGAGTCGGAGGATCAGGTCTACATTGATGCCATCATGGAGATGGTGGACTGGATGGGGTGGAAACCGGACTGGgtcaccttctcctccgaCTACTTTGACCAGCTGCACGCCTTCGCCGTCCAGCTCATCAAGGATGGGAAGGCCTACGTCGATCACAGCACGCCGGACGAGCTGAAAcagcagcgagagcagcgcgaggaCAGTCCGTGGCGCAACCGCAGCGTCGAGCAGAATCTGCTCCTCTTCAAGCACATGCGCCAGGGCCGCTACGCCGAGGGCGAGGCGACGCTTCGCGTGAAGGCCGATATGAAGAGCGACAACCCGAACATGCGCGACTTCATTGCGTACCGCGTCAAGTACGTCGAGCACCCGCACATCAAGGACAAGTGGTGCATCTACCCAAGCTACGACTTCACCCACTGCCTCATTGACTCGCTCGAGGACATTGACTACAGCCTGTGCACGCTGGAGTTCGAGACGCGCCGCGAGAGCTACTTCTGGCTTCTGAGCGAGCTCAACCTGTGGCGTCCGCACGTGTGGGAGTTCAGCCGCCTCAACGTAACGGGCTCGCTGCTCTCGAAGCGTAAGATCAACGTGCTGGTGCGCAAGGGCATTGTCCGCGGGTTTGACGACCCCCGTCTGCTCACCCTTGCCGGCATGCGTCGCCGCGGGTACACTCCGGCCGCCATCAACCGCTTCTGTGAGCTAGTTGGTATCACCCGCTCCATGAATGTAATTCAGATCAGCATGCTGGAGAACACCCTGCGCGAGGACCTCGACGAGCGCTGCGAGCGCCGGCTGATGGTGATTGACCCAAtcaaggtggtggtggacaaCTGGAAGGGTGAGCAGATCTTCGAGTGTCCGAACCACCCGCGCAAGCCTGAGCTCGGTAGCCGCGCCTTGACATTTACGGACACCTTCTATGTCGACCGCAGCGACTTTCACGCAGaggacaacaacaacaagtTCTACGGACTCGCCCCCGGCCCACGCGTGGTGGGCCTCAAGTACTCAGGCAACGTCGTGTGTAAGAGCTTCGAGGTGGACGCCAAGGGACAGCCGATGGTAATTCATGTAGACATCGACTTCGAGCGCGAGGACAAGCCGAAGACAAACATCTCCTGGGTGAGCGCGACGGCATGCACGCCGGTGGAGGTGCGCTTGTACAATGCGCTCCTAAAAGACGACCGTGCCGCCATTGATCCCGAGTTTCTCAAGTTCATCGACGAGAACAGCGAGGTGGTATCGAACGGGTACGCGGAGAAGGGCGTCGAGAACTTCAAGCACTTCGAGTCGATCCAGGTGGAACGCTTCGGGTACTTTGTCGTCGACCCTGATACCACGGCCGACCACCTCGTCATGAACCGAGTGCTGGGGCTGCGCGAGGATAAGGGCAAGGCCACCGTTGCCGAGCCGGTGCCTGCGAAGAGgaagtag
- a CDS encoding proliferative cell nuclear antigen (PCNA),putative translates to MLEAQVQYASLWKRLVECINGLVNEANFDCNPGGLSIQAMDSSHVALVHMLLRDDCFVKYQCERNIILGLNLASLSKVLKIVDGNDSLSLRHDDDSDVVTLTSENPEKTRKCEYQLKLLEIEAESMGIPEMDYRSTVTLNSAEFAKIVRDMQVFGDTVTIAISKEGVKFSSSGDVGQGYTFLQAAGVSDRSAKSEVKSEVKAEAREEDEHEPISRKYNKTEGGNCAIGVEVAMEEPITLSFALRFMGIFAKGSTLSERVTLKFAKDSPCMVEYGIDNVGYLRYYLAPKVDDAE, encoded by the coding sequence ATGCTCGAGGCTCAGGTCCAGTACGCCAGCCTGTGGAAGCGTCTGGTCGAGTGCATCAACGGGTTGGTGAATGAGGCGAACTTCGACTGCAACCCGGGAGGTCTGTCCATTCAGGCCATGGACTCCAGTCACGTCGCCCTCGTGCacatgctgctgcgcgacgacTGCTTTGTCAAGTACCAGTGCGAGCGCAACATTATCCTTGGACTCAACcttgcctccctctccaagGTGCTGAAGATCGTCGACGGCAACGACAGCCTCAGCCTGCGTCACGACGATGACTCGGACGTGGTCACCCTCACCTCCGAGAATCCGGAGAAGACGCGCAAGTGTGAGTACCAGCTGAAGCTGCTCGAAATCGAGGCGGAGTCGATGGGCATTCCTGAGATGGACTACCGCAGCACTGTCACACTCAACTCCGCCGAGTTCGCGAAGATTGTGCGCGACATGCAGGTCTTCGGCGACACTGTCACTATCGCCATCAGCAAGGAGGGCGTGAAGTTCAGCTCATCGGGTGATGTTGGGCAGGGCTACACATTCCTTCAGGCCGCCGGCGTGTCGGACCGCAGCGCCAAGTCGGAGGTAAAATCAGAGGTGAAGGCGGAGGCccgggaggaggacgagcaCGAGCCCATCTCTCGCAAGTACAACAAGACGGAGGGCGGCAACTGCGCCATTGGGGTCGAggtggcgatggaggagCCCATCACGCTCTCCTTCGCGCTCCGCTTCATGGGCATCTTTGCAAAGGGCTCGACACTCAGCGAGCGCGTCACGCTCAAGTTTGCCAAGGACAGTCCTTGCATGGTGGAGTACGGCATCGACAACGTCGGTTACCTTCGCTATTACCTGGCGCCCAAGGTGGACGATGCGGAGTGA
- a CDS encoding phosphomevalonate kinase-like protein yields the protein MEVSAPGKVLILGSYLIVESCTPANVGISIGVNARFTTRIFKVEPATTGVSRQTTVHMSSPQFRQSFCFVADTSVPGTVAVKQTEGSESPFIFNAVLYSVAAAQSLGSSTDGEIWVELLADNDFYSQRNYLESQGKDVNVANLRALPPHLPLVGAVSKTGLGSSAAMTTSIVACLCHHFNADGCSHEYVHRIAQIAHSVTQGKIGSGFDVYTAVYGTCAYRRFPVSRVSMMLDSAQQPTSVEVETLRRCVDMEEVWVPPEPFRLPPGVKLILGDVHQGGSSTPGMVAKIMAWRKSVADTPNNLWEQLRRNNEAYIAALRRMIDEAAAKPDVYAASMAALQQVPSLPLFKADGESMQCIVEASRCAARSRALLRDMGMAAEVKVEPVELTDLLNDTATLPGVFAVGCPGAGGYDAVFALVLGDECAAAVEAFWEHYATMNVCPLLVREDPSGLLVQPPP from the coding sequence ATGGAGGTGTCAGCACCCGGCAAGGTTCTCATCCTTGGTAGCTACCTTATTGTAGAATCGTGTACCCCGGCCAATGTCGGCATCTCGATCGGCGTAAACGCGCGCTTCACGACGCGCATCTTCAAGGTTGAGCCCGCAACGACCGGCGTTTCGAGGCAAACCACGGTGCACATGAGCTCGCCGCAGTTTCGTCAGTCATTCTGCTTCGTCGCCGACACGTCAGTGCCCGGTACCGTCGCGGTGAAGCAGACGGAGGGGTCGGAAAGCCCTTTTATCTTCAACGCTGTCCTCTACTCTGTGGCAGCCGCCCAGTCActgggcagcagcaccgatgGCGAGATTTGGGTGGAGCTCCTGGCTGACAATGACTTTTACAGTCAACGCAACTATTTGGAGAGCCAAGGGAAGGACGTGAACGTGGCCAATCTGCGCgccctcccaccccacctgCCGCTGGTCGGTGCCGTCTCCAAGACCGGCTTGGGGTCGTCTGCGGCCATGACGACCAGCATCGTGGCGTGCCTGTGCCACCACTTCAATGCGGACGGGTGCTCACACGAGTACGTCCATCGCATCGCCCAGATTGCCCACAGTGTCACACAGGGCAAGATCGGCAGCGGCTTCGACGTGTACACCGCCGTCTACGGCACGTGCGCCTACCGCCGCTTTCCTGTGAGCCGCGTGTCGATGATGCTGGACAGTGCTCAGCAGCCGACATCGGTGGAAGTAGAGACACTGAGGCGGTGTGTGGACATGGAAGAGGTGTGGGTGCCGCCCGAGCCGTTCCGCCTACCGCCTGGAGTGAAGCTGATCCTCGGAGACGTACACCAAGGCGGCTCCAGCACTCCTGGCATGGTCGCCAAGATCATGGCGTGGCGCAAGTCTGTCGCTGACACCCCAAACAACCTttgggagcagctgcgtcgcaACAATGAGGCGTACATCGCCGCTCTGCGTCGCATGAtcgacgaggcggcagcgaagcCGGACGTCTACGCGGCTTCCATGGCGGCGCTCCAGCAGgtgccctcgctgccgctgttcaAGGCAGACGGCGAGTCAATGCAGTGCATCGTCGAGGCGTCCCGCTGCGCAGCCCGTAGCCGTGCCCTCCTACGGGACATGGGCATGGCCGCGGAGGTGAAGGTGGAGCCGGTAGAGCTGACCGATCTCTTGAACGACACGGCGACTCTGCCGGGTGTGTTCGCGGTCGGCTGCCCTGGCGCCGGCGGCTACGACGCCGTGTTCGCCCTCGTGCTCGGTGACgaatgcgccgctgctgtggaggCCTTTTGGGAGCACTACGCTACAATGAATGTCTGCCCGCTCCTAGTGCGCGAAGATCCGAGTGGCCTGCTCGTCCAGCCCCCACCCTGA
- a CDS encoding NPH2/RS6-like protein — protein MTGEISEKAFPLSTDRLSQTILDLVQEASNAKMVKKGANEATKALNRGIADLIVLAGDTNPIEILLHLPLLCEDKNVPYVFVPSKTALGRASQVSRNVVALAILQGENSPVAAKVQAVKLEIERLL, from the coding sequence ATGACTGGAGAAATCAGCGAGAAGGCCTTCCCTCTTTCGACGGATCGCCTAAGCCAGACCATCCTCGATCTCGTGCAGGAGGCGAGCAATGCCAAGATGGTGAAGAAAGGCGCCAACGAGGCCACCAAGGCCTTGAACCGCGGCATTGCGGACCTGATAGTGTTGGCGGGTGACACGAACCCGATTGAGATTCTCCtgcacctccccctcttgTGCGAAGACAAGAACGTCCCGTACGTCTTCGTGCCGTCCAAGACGGCGCTTGGCCGTGCGTCGCAGGTGTCTCGCAATGTCGTGGCGCTAGCCATCCTTCAGGGCGAGAACAGCCCTGTTGCTGCGAAGGTCCAGGCAGTGAAGCTCGAGATCGAGCGGTTGCTCTGA
- a CDS encoding putative cAMP specific phosphodiesterase, with the protein MGHLTVKRVFPMGASATPSASNHLLEALTLCDCILKRYKRCGVQLNDAEIAAFANVQQRMSSISGHAAHAAGPADATQKQPQELGLHEYAQLAQRCLIFQNPLTQIVATINGEFSKLVGCPVRTHYVNANDAVLCDPVHDTVATMDASTPIGRCAQTKTTLTVSHTIYVPLCYNSHVVGCLEVKGTAIDTSTPFFGYALQVAALTLQNATSIDMLRWETRKAEAMVSMATRLARDTLEESVLVQSIINTAKTLTESDRCSIFLVKADGSLEAHFEDGNIVVLPAGTGIAGYVVESGTVVNIPNAYEDERFNRSVDKVTGYHTRTILCLPIAFEGTIVAVAQLINKLDMVTQSGQRLPRVFGRRDEELFETFSMFAAASLRNCRINDTLLTEKKKSDAILDVVALLSNTDIRDVDSIVRHVLHGAKKLLNADRSSMFLLDKERNELYSKMADSANEIRFPCGQGIAGTVAESGVGENIMDAYADSRFNSAVDRQLGYRTQSILCEPITLNGEVLAVVQLVNKLDDDGSVTCFTPMDQETFKVFSLFAAISINNSHLLEFAVNAGREAMTLSLQRNSITALRAPKSVKVIAVTQEEREAVMSIDFGDAYDFTSPDFSLFEVREKYSEPMDAAASVVYNLLWSSGLPEKFGCREQTLLNFILQCRRRYRRVPYHNFYHVVDVCQTLHTYLYTGKASELLTELECYVLLVTALVHDLDHMGVNNSFYLKTDSPLGILSSASGNNSVLEVHHCSLAIEILSDPAADVFEGLSGPDVAYAYRALIDCVLATDMARHGDLSKVFDDMAKAGYDSSNQESRRLVMETLIKAGDVSNVTKPFETSRMWAMAVTEEFYRQGDMEKEKGVEVLPMFDRSKNNELARGQIGFIDFVAGKFFRDIVSNLFHGMQWCVDTVNSNRARWQAILDGRRDSTRSSIA; encoded by the coding sequence ATGGGACATTTAACGGTCAAGAGAGTGTTCCCGATGGGTGCAAGCGCCACTCCAAGCGCCAGCAACCATCTCCTTGAGGCACTCACGCTGTGCGACTGCATTCTGAAGCGATACAAGCGCTGCGGGGTTCAGCTCAACGACGCAGAGATCGCTGCCTTCGCCAATGTACAGCAGCGCATGTCTAGCATCTCTGGCcacgcagcacacgccgcagGCCCAGCAGACGCCACTCAAAAGCAGCCGCAGGAACTGGGACTGCACGAGTACGCTCAactggcgcagcggtgcctgaTCTTCCAGAACCCCCTCACGCAAATTGTCGCCACCATCAACGGAGAGTTCTCCAAACTTGTGGGCTGTCCAGTGCGCACGCACTACGTGAATGCAAACGACGCGGTGCTATGCGACCCGGTGCATGACACTGTCGCAACCATGGACGCATCCACCCCCATCGGCAGGTGTGCGCAGACGAAGACAACCCTTACCGTTTCCCACACGATCTACGTCCCCCTGTGCTACAACAGCCATGTCGTCGGTTGCCTGGAGGTGAAGGGCACCGCAATCGACACGAGCACGCCGTTCTTCGGGTACGCCCTTCAAGTGGCGGCATTAACGCTCCAGAACGCCACCTCCATTGATATGCTGCGGTGGGAGACTCGAAAGGCAGAGGCCATGGTGAGCATGGCGACACGGCTTGCTCGAGACACGTTGGAGGAGtcggtgctggtgcagtCCATCATCAACACGGCAAAGACGCTGACGGAGAGCGACCGGTGCAGCATCTTCCTGGTGAAAGCGGACGGAAGCCTGGAGGCGCACTTCGAGGACGGCAACATTGTGGTGCTGCCTGCAGGGACGGGCATCGCAGGTTACGTTGTGGAATCGGGTACCGTGGTGAACATCCCGAACGCGTACGAGGACGAGCGGTTCAACCGGTCCGTGGACAAGGTGACTGGctaccacacacgcacgatcCTGTGTCTGCCGATCGCGTTCGAGGGCACGATCGTTGCCGTTGCGCAGCTGATCAACAAGCTGGACATGGTGACACAGAGCGGGCAGCGACTTCCGCGCGTGTTTGGGCGgcgcgacgaggagctgTTCGAGACGTTCTCGATGttcgctgccgcgtcgctgcgcaaCTGCCGCATCAACGATACGCTGCTAAcggagaagaagaagagcgacgCGATCCTGGAcgttgtggcgctgctgtcgaacACGGACATCCGCGACGTGGACAGCATTGTGCGGCACGTGCTGCACGGCGCGAAGAAGCTGCTGAACGCGGACAGGTCATCGATGTTTCTGCTGGATAAGGAGCGCAACGAGCTGTACAGCAAGATGGCGGACAGCGCGAACGAGATCCGGTTTCCGTGCGGGCAGGGCATTGCCGGCACTGTTGCCGAGTCCGGCGTTGGCGAGAACATCATGGACGCGTACGCTGACTCGCGCTTCAACAGCGCTGTGGACCGGCAGCTGGGCTACCGCACACAGTCCATCCTGTGCGAGCCGATTACGCTGAATGGCGAGGTGCTTgccgtggtgcagctcgTCAACAAGCTTGACGACGACGGTAGCGTGACCTGCTTTACGCCCATGGATCAAGAAACATTCAAAGTGTTCTCGCTGTTTGCGGCCATCTCGATCAACAACAGCCATCTGCTGGAGTTCGCGGTGAACGCGGGTCGTGAGGCGATGACCTTGAGCCTGCAGCGCAACAGCATTACGGCGCTGCGTGCTCCGAAGAGCGTGAAGGTGATCGCGGTGacgcaggaggagcgtgAGGCAGTGATGTCGATTGACTTCGGGGACGCATATGACTTCACCTCACCGGACTTCAGCCTGTTTGAAGTGCGCGAGAAGTACAGCGAGCCGATGGATGCGGCTGCCAGTGTTGTGTATAACCTGCTATGGAGCAGTGGTCTACCGGAGAAGTTTGGTTGCCGTGAGCAGACACTGCTGAACTTCATCTtgcagtgccgccgcaggTACCGCCGCGTGCCGTACCACAACTTTTACCACGTCGTGGACGTGTGCCAGACGCTGCACACGTACCTGTACACAGGCAAGGCATCGGAGCTCCTGACGGAGCTGGAGTGCTACGTGCTGCTTGTGACTGCGCTGGTGCACGACCTTGACCACATGGGCGTGAACAACAGCTTCTACCTGAAGACGGACTCGCCGCTGGGTATCCTCTCCAGCGCGAGCGGGAATAACTCTGTGCTGGAGGTGCACCACTGCAGCCTCGCCATCGAGATTCTGTCCGACCCCGCCGCAGACGTGTTCGAGGGGCTGAGCGGACCGGACGTCGCGTACGCGTACCGCGCGCTGATCGACTGTGTGCTGGCCACCGATATGGCTCGCCATGGAGACCTGTCGAAGGTTTTTGATGATATGGCGAAGGCCGGATACGACTCCAGCAATCAGGAGTCTCGGCGTCTGGTGATGGAAACGCTGATCAAGGCCGGTGACGTGTCGAATGTGACGAAGCCGTTTGAGACGTCTCGCATGTGGGCGATGGCTGTGACGGAGGAGTTCTACCGCCAGGGTGacatggagaaggagaagggcgtggaggtgctgccgaTGTTTGACCGGTCGAAGAACAACGAGCTGGCGCGTGGGCAGATCGGCTTCATTGACTTCGTAGCTGGCAAGTTCTTCCGGGATATTGTGAGCAACTTATTTCACGGAATGCAGTGGTGTGTTGACACGGTAAACTCCAACCGCGCAAGGTGGCAAGCGATCCTAGATGGCCGCCGTGACTCCACCCGATCCTCCATTGCTTAA
- a CDS encoding putative cAMP specific phosphodiesterase, with protein sequence MYSAVFSPGEPYCGATGSNHLCEAVALCQSILARYRRTGTSFSSTELKAVQALRTELPDTAQEPAANSAASPNPATNDFMRILDDANDVPHNPEDDTVAFVEECCDNTKEPTELFAAINERISAVVGSRNARTYMVITNDNLLWDPVNGVAALIDNATHLGKCAQARNMETIANTLYIPLWSRSELVGCVEAPGGCIPSDKANCAQLLLRSVTVAVRNSINISIKKSEANKIEAMVSMATRLARDTLEESVLVQSIINTAKTLTESDRCSIFLVKADGSLEAHFEDGNIVVLPAGTGIAGYVVESGTVVNIPNAYEDERFNRSVDKVTGYHTRTILCLPIAFEGTIVAVAQLINKLDMVTQSGQRLPRVFGRRDEELFETFSMFTAASLRNCRINDTLLTEKKKSDAILDVVALLSNTDIRDVDSIVRHVLHGAKKLLNADRSSMFLLDKERNELYSKMADSANEIRFPCGQGIAGTVAESGVGENIMDAYADSRFNSAVDRQLGYRTQSILCEPITLNGEVLAVVQLVNKLDGDGSVTCFTPMDRGTFQVFSLFAGISINNSHLLEFAVNAGREAMTLSLQRNSITALRAPKSVKVIAVTQEEREAVMSIDFGDAYDFTSPDFSLFEVREKYSEPMDAAASVVYNLLWSSGLPEKFGCREQTLLNFILQCRRRYRRVPYHNFYHVVDVCQTLHTYLYTGKASELLTELECYVLLVTALVHDLDHMGVNNSFYLKTDSPLGILSSASGNNSVLEVHHCSLAIEILSDPAADVFEGLSGPDVAYAYRALIDCVLATDMAKHSDALVRFTELATRGFDQENENHRRLVMETLIKAGDVSNVTKPFETSRMWAMAVTEEFYRQGDMEKEKGVEVLPMFDRSKNNELARGQIGFIDFVAGKFFRDIVSNLFHGMQWCVDTVNSNRARWQAILDGRRDSTRSSIA encoded by the coding sequence ATGTATTCAGCGGTCTTTTCCCCCGGTGAACCTTATTGCGGCGCAACCGGCTCCAATCACCTATGTGAGGCAGTGGCGCTCTGCCAGTCGATTCTGGCGCGCTACCGTCGGACTGGTActtccttctcctccacggAGCTGAAGGCGGTTCAGGCCCTGCGCACTGAACTCCCTGATACCGCGCAAGAGCCCGCTGCGAATAGCGCGGCTTCACCGAACCCGGCGACCAATGACTTCATGAGAATCCTCGATGACGCAAACGACGTGCCACACAACCCAGAGGACGACACTGTTGCGTTTGTGGAGGAGTGCTGCGACAACACCAAGGAGCCAACGGAGCTGTTTGCCGCCATTAATGAGCGCATTTCTGCCGTTGTTGGCTCGCGCAATGCCCGCACGTACATGGTGATCACAAACGACAACCTCCTATGGGACCCCGTCAACGGCGTTGCCGCCCTTATCGACAATGCCACACATTTGGGTAAGTGCGCGCAAGCGCGTAACATGGAGACAATTGCCAACACCCTGTATATTCCCCTCTGGTCTCGGTCCGAGCTCGTTGGCTGCGTGGAGGCGCCGGGTGGCTGCATTCCGAGCGACAAGGCTAACTGTGCTCAGCTTCTGCTCCGGAGCGTCACCGTTGCCGTCCGCAACAGCATCAACATCTCCATCAAGAAGAGCGAAGCAAATAAGATCGAGGCCATGGTGAGCATGGCGACACGGCTTGCTCGAGACACGTTGGAGGAGtcggtgctggtgcagtCCATCATCAACACGGCAAAGACGCTGACGGAGAGCGACCGGTGCAGCATCTTCCTGGTGAAAGCGGACGGAAGCCTGGAGGCGCACTTCGAGGACGGCAACATTGTGGTGCTGCCTGCAGGGACGGGCATCGCAGGTTACGTTGTGGAATCGGGTACCGTGGTGAACATCCCGAACGCGTACGAGGACGAGCGGTTCAACCGGTCCGTGGACAAGGTGACTGGctaccacacacgcacgatcCTGTGTCTGCCGATCGCGTTCGAGGGCACGATCGTTGCCGTTGCGCAGCTGATCAACAAGCTGGACATGGTGACACAGAGCGGGCAGCGACTTCCGCGCGTGTTTGGGCGgcgcgacgaggagctgTTCGAGACGTTCTCGATGTTCactgccgcgtcgctgcgcaaCTGCCGCATCAACGATACGCTGCTAAcggagaagaagaagagcgacgCGATCCTGGAcgttgtggcgctgctgtcgaacACGGACATCCGCGACGTGGACAGCATTGTGCGGCACGTGCTGCACGGCGCGAAGAAGCTGCTGAACGCGGACAGGTCATCGATGTTTCTGCTGGATAAGGAGCGCAACGAGCTGTACAGCAAGATGGCGGACAGCGCGAACGAGATCCGGTTTCCGTGCGGGCAGGGCATTGCCGGCACTGTTGCCGAGTCCGGCGTTGGCGAGAACATCATGGACGCGTACGCTGACTCGCGCTTCAACAGCGCTGTGGACCGGCAGCTGGGCTACCGCACACAGTCCATCCTGTGCGAGCCGATTACGCTGAATGGCGAGGTGCTTgccgtggtgcagctcgTCAACAAGCTTGACGGCGACGGTAGCGTGACCTGCTTTACGCCCATGGACCGGGGAACGTTTCAAGTGTTCTCGCTGTTTGCGGGCATCTCGATCAACAACAGCCATCTGCTGGAGTTCGCGGTGAACGCGGGTCGTGAGGCGATGACCTTGAGCCTGCAGCGCAACAGCATTACGGCGCTGCGTGCTCCGAAGAGCGTGAAGGTGATCGCGGTGacgcaggaggagcgtgAGGCAGTGATGTCGATTGACTTCGGGGACGCATATGACTTCACCTCACCGGACTTCAGCCTGTTTGAAGTGCGCGAGAAGTACAGCGAGCCGATGGATGCGGCTGCCAGTGTTGTGTATAACCTGCTATGGAGCAGTGGTCTACCGGAGAAGTTTGGTTGCCGTGAGCAGACACTGCTGAACTTCATCTtgcagtgccgccgcaggTACCGCCGCGTGCCGTACCACAACTTTTACCACGTCGTGGACGTGTGCCAGACGCTGCACACGTACCTGTACACAGGCAAGGCATCGGAGCTCCTGACGGAGCTGGAGTGCTACGTGCTGCTTGTGACTGCGCTGGTGCACGACCTTGACCACATGGGCGTGAACAACAGCTTCTACCTGAAGACGGACTCGCCGCTGGGTATCCTCTCCAGCGCGAGCGGGAATAACTCTGTGCTGGAGGTGCACCACTGCAGCCTCGCCATCGAGATTCTGTCCGACCCCGCCGCAGACGTGTTCGAGGGGCTGAGCGGACCGGACGTCGCGTACGCGTACCGCGCGCTGATCGACTGTGTGCTGGCCACCGATATGGCGAAGCACAGTGACGCGCTAGTTCGCTTCACAGAGCTGGCTACGAGGGGGTTTGATCAGGAGAACGAGAACCACCGTCGCCTGGTGATGGAAACGCTGATCAAGGCCGGTGACGTGTCGAATGTGACGAAGCCGTTTGAGACGTCTCGCATGTGGGCGATGGCTGTGACGGAGGAGTTCTACCGCCAGGGTGacatggagaaggagaagggcgtggaggtgctgccgaTGTTTGACCGGTCGAAGAACAACGAGCTGGCGCGTGGGCAGATCGGCTTCATTGACTTCGTAGCTGGCAAGTTCTTCCGGGATATTGTGAGCAACTTATTTCACGGAATGCAGTGGTGTGTTGACACGGTAAACTCCAACCGCGCAAGATGGCAAGCGATCCTAGATGGCCGCCGTGACTCCACCCGATCCTCCATTGCTTAA